The stretch of DNA GTAGGAATTACTTCTAATAATTTTAAGTATCTTGGTGGGTTGAAGAAGTGAGTTCCTAAGAAGTTCTTTTGAAAATCTTCCGAACGACCTTCTGACATCGCTTCTACAGAAATACCAGAAGTGTTGGAGCTTACGATACTTCCTGGCTTTCTATGTTGATCTACTTTTTCAAATAATGACTTTTTGACCTCTAAGTTTTCAACGATAACTTCGATAATCCAATCGCAGTCTTTTAACTTTTCTATATCATCTTCTAAATTTCCAGCTTCGATTAATTGTAAATTACTCTTTGTTGTTAATGGTGCTGGCTTTTGCTTTAAAAGCTTTTGTAAGGAAGATTGTACAATACGGTTGCGAACTACTTTATCCGATAGTGTTAAACCTTTTTTCTCTTCATCATCTGTCAATTTGTTCGGAACAATGTCTAACAGAAGTGTCGGTATACCAACATTTGCAAGATGTGCCGCAATACCTGATCCCATAACTCCTGAACCGATAACAGCAGCCTTTTTAATACTTTGTTTCATTCTTCCTCCCCCTATTTAATTCAAATATTAGAGCTTCTTATTAAGGAAACTAAATGATTTTAGTTGGAATTTACATACGGAATACATCATATACATTTATTACGCTTCCGCACTTCGTAAAATTCCAAAGTGAGTTTCTTTACTATAATTATTTTTGAATGAATACTCATTCATTTTTACCGTGAAAAAAATAACTCCTCAGTAAGAAGTCCTTTGAATATTACTATAAACGATATTTAAAATTTTCGCAATATATATACAAAGAGATTTCTTAAATATTTTTACGGTCATTATAACATACCTTCTTTTACATGTTTCATACTTAATTTGGGGATGATAGAGGTGCGGAGGTGAGTCATAAGTGAAGATGAAAAAACAACCATCTCAAAGAGCTAAAAGTGCTGCAAGTGTCAAAGGTAACGCTGGCCCAAACAACGAATACGACATGGGCGGCAAAAAAACGAGCGGCAACCAACAGTATAAAAAGAATAATATGGAACATTGATAGAAAAGCGGAGGCGGCTCGCCCTAATCCGTTAACTAAAAGTGAATCGAGGTGCTTTGGTACCTCGTTTTTTGTTTTAATCTGTGATAATCATCTTTTAATTTGCGGTAACTACTCTTTTATTTGCGATTGCTCTCTTTTATTTGCGATAACCATCCTCTTATTTGCGGTAGCTCTCTTTTATTTGCGATAACCAACTTCTTATTTGCGGTAGCTCTCTTTTATTTGCGATAACCACCCTCTTATTTGCGATAGCTCTCTTTTATTTGCGGTAACCATCCTCTTATTTGCGATACCATCCTCTTATTTGCAATCGGAGTTTACAGCACCTGGTCTTCATTTACAACAAAATAAAAAAGCAACCCAACAAGGTTGCTTTTTTATTACTACTTGCCAAACGTTCCTTTTAATACGAATGCTACGTTCGCTGGTCTTTCTGCAAGGCGGCGCATGAAGTAACCGTACCAGTCTGTTCCATAAGGTACGTATACGCGCATTTTGTAGCCTTCTTTTACTAATTCCAGTTGGCGTTCTTCACGAATACCGTAGAGCATTTGGAATTCAAATTGATCTCTTGGGATATTATGTTCTTCTACTAAGTGCTTTGTATATTCAATCATTGCATCATCATGAGAGGCAACTGCTGTATAGTTTCCATTTAATAGATGCATTTTAATAATTTTCTTTAAGTTTTCGTCCACATCTTTCTTATCTGGATACGCAACTTCTGGTGATTCTTTGTATGCACCTTTTACGAGACGTAAATTAGGACTGT from Sutcliffiella cohnii encodes:
- a CDS encoding YuzL family protein; amino-acid sequence: MKKQPSQRAKSAASVKGNAGPNNEYDMGGKKTSGNQQYKKNNMEH